Proteins co-encoded in one Mycobacterium mantenii genomic window:
- a CDS encoding PhoH family protein: protein MTEIRTYVIDTSVLLSDPWACSRFAEHEVVVPLVVISELEAKRHHHELGWFARQSLRLFDDLRLMHGRLDQPIPVGTQGGSMHVELNHTDPSVLPAGFRSDSNDSRILSCAANLAAEGKRVTLVSKDIPLRVKAAAVGLAADEYHAQDVVASGWSGMREIETATEDIDALFTDGEIDLVEARDLPCHTGVRLLGGSSHALGRVNADKRVQLVRGDREVFGLRGRSAEQRVALDLLLDESVGIVSMGGKAGTGKSALALCAGLEAVLERRTQRKVVVFRPLYAVGGQELGYLPGSESEKMGPWAQAVFDTLEGLASPAVLEEVLSRGMLEVLPLTHIRGRSLHDSFVIVDEAQSLERNVLLTVLSRLGTGSRVVLTHDIAQRDNLRVGRHDGVAAVIEKLKGHPLFAHITLLRSERSPIAALVTEMLEEIAGPQ from the coding sequence GTGACCGAAATCCGGACCTACGTGATCGACACTTCCGTGCTGCTGTCCGACCCCTGGGCGTGCAGCCGGTTCGCCGAACACGAGGTGGTTGTTCCGTTGGTGGTGATCAGCGAACTGGAGGCCAAACGCCACCATCACGAGCTGGGATGGTTCGCCCGCCAGTCGCTGCGGCTGTTCGACGATCTCCGCCTCATGCACGGACGGCTGGATCAGCCCATTCCCGTTGGGACACAAGGTGGTTCGATGCACGTTGAGCTCAACCACACGGACCCGTCGGTACTGCCGGCGGGTTTCCGCAGCGACAGCAACGACTCCCGGATCCTGAGCTGTGCCGCCAACCTCGCCGCCGAAGGCAAGCGAGTCACGTTGGTCAGCAAGGACATTCCGCTTCGGGTCAAGGCCGCCGCGGTCGGGCTAGCCGCCGACGAATACCACGCTCAAGACGTGGTGGCCTCCGGGTGGTCGGGGATGCGCGAGATCGAGACCGCCACCGAGGACATCGACGCGCTGTTCACCGATGGCGAGATCGATCTGGTGGAGGCGCGAGACCTGCCCTGCCACACCGGTGTTCGGCTGCTCGGCGGTAGCTCCCATGCGCTGGGCCGGGTCAACGCGGACAAACGCGTCCAGCTGGTGCGTGGCGACCGCGAGGTGTTCGGACTGCGCGGGCGGTCCGCCGAACAGCGGGTCGCGCTCGACCTGCTGCTCGACGAGTCGGTGGGCATCGTGTCGATGGGCGGCAAGGCCGGCACCGGCAAGTCGGCGCTCGCCTTGTGCGCCGGCCTGGAGGCGGTGCTGGAGCGGCGCACCCAGCGCAAGGTGGTGGTCTTCCGCCCGCTCTACGCCGTGGGCGGTCAGGAGCTGGGATATCTGCCCGGCAGCGAGAGCGAGAAGATGGGCCCGTGGGCCCAGGCCGTCTTCGACACCCTCGAGGGTCTGGCCAGCCCGGCGGTGCTGGAGGAAGTGCTGTCCCGCGGCATGCTCGAGGTGCTGCCGCTGACCCACATCCGGGGCCGCTCCTTGCACGACTCGTTCGTCATCGTCGACGAGGCGCAGTCGCTGGAGCGCAACGTCCTGCTGACCGTGCTGTCCAGACTGGGCACCGGATCGCGGGTGGTGCTGACTCACGACATCGCGCAGCGCGACAACTTGCGGGTGGGCCGCCACGACGGTGTCGCGGCGGTGATCGAGAAGCTCAAGGGCCATCCGCTGTTCGCCCACATCACCCTGTTGCGCAGCGAACGATCGCCGATTGCGGCCCTGGTCACCGAGATGCTCGAGGAGATCGCCGGCCCGCAGTGA
- a CDS encoding polysaccharide deacetylase family protein, producing the protein MVKRPDTQAWRYWRTVVGVAAAVAVLVIGGLTGHVTRADDLSCSVTKCVALTFDDGPGPFDERLLQILKENDAKATFFLIGNKVAANPAGAKRIADAGMEIGNHTWEHPNMTTIPREDIAAQFSKANDAITAATGRTPTLYRPAGGLSDPVVRQAAGQFGLAEILWDVIPFDWANDSNTAATRYMLMTYIKPGSVVLLHSTYSSTVDLVYQFIPVLKANGYRLVTVSDLLGSRSPGSSYGSRENGPPVNGLHDIPPGDIPTLPNTPSPKPMPNFPITDIPGQNSGGPNNGA; encoded by the coding sequence GTGGTGAAACGACCCGACACCCAGGCCTGGCGCTACTGGCGCACGGTCGTCGGTGTGGCGGCCGCCGTCGCGGTGCTGGTGATCGGCGGGCTCACGGGTCACGTGACGCGCGCCGACGACCTCAGCTGCTCGGTCACCAAGTGCGTCGCGTTGACCTTCGATGACGGGCCGGGCCCGTTCGACGAGCGGCTGCTGCAGATCCTGAAGGAGAACGACGCCAAGGCCACGTTCTTCCTGATCGGCAACAAGGTGGCCGCCAACCCGGCCGGCGCCAAGCGCATCGCCGACGCCGGGATGGAGATCGGCAACCACACCTGGGAACACCCCAACATGACGACGATCCCGCGCGAGGACATCGCCGCCCAATTCTCCAAGGCCAACGACGCGATCACCGCCGCCACCGGGCGCACCCCAACCCTGTATCGGCCCGCGGGCGGCTTGTCCGACCCGGTGGTGCGGCAAGCGGCCGGCCAATTCGGGCTGGCCGAAATCCTCTGGGATGTCATCCCTTTCGATTGGGCTAACGACTCGAACACGGCGGCGACACGCTACATGCTGATGACCTACATCAAGCCCGGCTCGGTGGTCCTGCTGCACAGCACCTACTCGAGCACCGTGGATCTGGTGTACCAGTTCATCCCGGTGCTCAAGGCCAACGGCTACCGGCTGGTGACGGTCAGCGATCTGCTGGGATCACGTTCTCCCGGTAGCAGTTACGGCAGCCGGGAGAACGGTCCGCCCGTCAACGGCCTGCACGACATCCCGCCCGGCGACATCCCCACGCTGCCCAACACGCCCTCGCCGAAACCGATGCCCAATTTCCCGATCACCGACATCCCCGGGCAGAACTCCGGTGGGCCGAACAACGGTGCGTAG
- a CDS encoding adenylate/guanylate cyclase domain-containing protein: MSLSYVLAVVEAAAILIPLRGHTSVGSNADFARQNTVSVVVLIALAIVGVAVAGAVSLAPTVRWYVAGDEPTPAQREAVMKLAGRQSAILVTAWALSGGIFILLNLTGKPQLLLPIVLGVLLGGSAAAGTAMLLAQRTLRPIMRAATLGAEPRLAVPSVYARLVLLWFLCSAFPIAVIATLVVLRSYGWLIEKSASLDVPILVVSLAALVLGLPTMLLTSRSISDPVGEVVDAMAEVEHGRMETYVGAYERSQIGRLQTGFNRMVAGLAERDRLRDLFGRHVGADVAQRALAEGASLSGDVVEAAVLFIDLVGSTQLAESRPPQEVAAVLNDFFRIVVHAVDEHHGLVNKFAGDAALAVFGVPLPTSEPASSALATARALGAQLRRLPVDFGIGVSAGRVFAGNVGAENRYEYTVIGDAVNEAARLADLAKTSDRRILCSAGAVDAASEAERAQWAECYSTVLRGRSEATHVSAPAGPAS; this comes from the coding sequence CTGAGCCTGTCCTACGTCCTGGCTGTCGTCGAGGCGGCAGCCATCCTGATTCCGTTGCGGGGCCACACTTCCGTCGGCTCCAACGCGGACTTCGCGCGCCAGAACACGGTGTCGGTGGTGGTGCTCATCGCGCTGGCCATCGTCGGTGTCGCGGTGGCCGGCGCCGTCAGCCTGGCTCCCACCGTGCGCTGGTATGTCGCCGGTGACGAACCCACCCCGGCGCAGCGCGAAGCCGTAATGAAGCTGGCCGGTCGCCAGTCGGCGATCCTGGTGACGGCCTGGGCGCTGAGCGGTGGGATCTTCATCCTGCTGAATCTCACTGGCAAGCCCCAGCTTCTGCTGCCCATCGTGCTCGGTGTGCTGCTCGGCGGGTCGGCCGCCGCCGGCACAGCGATGTTGCTCGCGCAACGCACCCTGCGGCCCATCATGCGGGCCGCCACGCTGGGCGCCGAGCCACGGCTGGCGGTGCCGAGCGTGTACGCGCGGCTGGTTCTGCTGTGGTTCCTGTGCAGCGCATTCCCCATTGCCGTGATCGCGACGCTGGTCGTCCTTCGCTCGTACGGGTGGTTGATCGAAAAGTCCGCATCATTGGATGTGCCGATTCTGGTGGTGTCGCTGGCGGCGCTGGTGCTAGGACTGCCGACCATGCTCTTGACCTCGCGGTCCATCTCGGATCCGGTCGGCGAGGTCGTCGACGCGATGGCCGAGGTCGAGCACGGCCGGATGGAAACGTACGTCGGCGCCTACGAACGGTCCCAAATCGGGCGATTGCAAACGGGATTCAACCGGATGGTGGCCGGGCTCGCCGAGCGGGACCGGCTGCGTGACCTGTTCGGACGCCATGTTGGGGCCGACGTCGCGCAGCGTGCCCTCGCCGAGGGGGCCTCGCTGTCGGGAGACGTGGTCGAAGCGGCGGTGCTTTTCATCGACCTGGTGGGATCCACCCAGCTCGCCGAAAGCCGCCCCCCGCAAGAGGTCGCCGCGGTGCTCAACGACTTCTTCCGGATCGTCGTGCACGCCGTCGACGAACACCACGGGCTGGTCAACAAATTCGCCGGCGATGCCGCACTGGCCGTGTTCGGGGTGCCGTTGCCGACGAGCGAACCGGCGTCGTCGGCGTTGGCGACCGCTCGTGCGCTCGGCGCCCAACTGCGGCGGCTGCCGGTCGATTTCGGCATCGGCGTCTCGGCGGGACGGGTGTTCGCCGGCAATGTCGGCGCCGAGAACCGGTACGAATACACCGTGATCGGTGACGCCGTCAATGAAGCCGCCCGGCTGGCTGACCTCGCCAAAACCTCCGACCGGCGGATCCTGTGTTCGGCGGGCGCCGTCGACGCCGCGAGCGAGGCCGAGCGCGCGCAGTGGGCCGAGTGCTATTCCACGGTGCTGCGCGGGCGATCGGAGGCCACCCACGTCTCGGCGCCGGCGGGCCCCGCTAGCTAG
- a CDS encoding flagellar basal body-associated FliL family protein has translation MTVPPSGPYGQGPYGSNPHGQEPNWGGQPPAGGPGPYPPGGPGPYPPGGPGPYPQGGPYAYPPGGPYPYPLPGAPYPGQQYPQPGQQFPPGGPGGPYPPGPPPGGPGSKLPWLIIAGLVVLAVIALVATLLVMNSGHDNKPASAPSTTSTSVSQPKNSAQNATDCTPNVSGGEMPRTDSIAAGKLSFPASAAPAGWTVFSDDQGPNLIGGLGVAQDVPGANQWMMTAEVGVTNFVPSMDLTAQATKLMQCIVAGPGYANAQPTLGPTKSSSITVDGTKAVRVDADVTIADPSRNVKGDSVSIIAVDTKPVSVFIGSTPIGDAASAGLVGKIIAALKVSKS, from the coding sequence ATGACGGTTCCTCCCAGCGGTCCCTACGGTCAGGGGCCCTACGGAAGCAATCCGCATGGGCAGGAACCGAATTGGGGCGGACAGCCGCCGGCCGGCGGTCCCGGTCCCTATCCGCCGGGCGGTCCCGGCCCTTACCCGCCGGGCGGTCCCGGTCCTTACCCGCAGGGCGGTCCGTACGCCTACCCGCCGGGTGGCCCGTACCCGTACCCGCTGCCCGGCGCTCCCTACCCGGGCCAGCAGTATCCCCAACCCGGACAGCAGTTTCCGCCGGGCGGCCCGGGCGGCCCCTATCCCCCGGGACCGCCGCCGGGCGGACCGGGCTCGAAGCTGCCGTGGTTGATCATCGCCGGATTGGTCGTACTGGCGGTCATCGCGTTGGTGGCGACGCTGCTGGTGATGAACAGCGGCCATGACAACAAGCCGGCCTCCGCTCCCTCGACAACGAGCACCTCGGTCTCGCAGCCGAAGAACTCCGCGCAGAACGCGACAGACTGCACACCGAACGTGTCCGGCGGGGAGATGCCCCGGACCGACTCGATCGCCGCCGGCAAGCTGTCGTTCCCGGCCAGCGCGGCGCCGGCCGGGTGGACGGTGTTCTCCGACGACCAGGGCCCGAACCTGATCGGCGGCCTGGGCGTTGCCCAGGACGTGCCCGGGGCCAACCAGTGGATGATGACGGCCGAGGTCGGCGTCACCAACTTCGTTCCCAGCATGGACCTTACGGCGCAAGCCACGAAGTTGATGCAATGCATCGTCGCCGGCCCCGGTTACGCGAACGCGCAGCCCACGCTCGGACCGACGAAGTCGTCGTCGATCACCGTCGACGGCACCAAGGCCGTCCGGGTCGACGCCGACGTGACGATCGCCGACCCCAGCCGCAACGTCAAGGGCGACTCCGTGTCCATCATCGCCGTCGACACCAAGCCGGTCAGCGTCTTCATCGGCAGCACACCCATCGGGGACGCCGCGTCGGCGGGTCTGGTCGGCAAGATCATTGCCGCGCTGAAGGTTTCGAAGTCCTGA
- a CDS encoding class II fumarate hydratase yields the protein MADSAADTEYRIEHDTMGEVRVPAKALWRAQTQRAVENFPISGRGLERTQIRALGLLKGACAQVNKDLGLLAPEKADAIIAAAAEIADGRHDDQFPIDVFQTGSGTSSNMNTNEVIASIAAANGVTVHPNDDVNMSQSSNDTFPTATHIAATEAAVRHLIPALEVLHDALAGKAREWHTVVKSGRTHLMDAVPVTLGQEFSGYARQIEAGIERVRAALPRLGELAIGGTAVGTGLNAPDGFGAKVVETLIASTGLSELRTAANSFEAQAARDGLVEASGALRTIAVSLTKIANDVRWMGSGPLTGLAEIQLPDLQPGSSIMPGKVNPVLPEAVTQVAAQVIGNDAAVAVGGLSGAFELNVYIPMMARNVLESFKLLTNVSRLFAERCITGLAANVEHLRELAESSPSIVTPLNSAIGYEEAAAVAKQALKERKTIRQTVIDRGLIGDKLSEEELDRRLDVLAMAKVKPED from the coding sequence ATGGCCGATAGCGCCGCCGACACCGAATACCGCATCGAACACGACACCATGGGCGAGGTTCGGGTGCCCGCAAAAGCGTTGTGGCGCGCCCAAACCCAACGCGCGGTCGAGAACTTCCCGATTTCGGGCCGCGGCCTGGAACGCACCCAGATCCGCGCCTTGGGCCTGCTGAAGGGCGCCTGCGCGCAGGTGAACAAGGACCTCGGGCTGCTGGCGCCGGAGAAGGCCGACGCGATCATCGCCGCGGCGGCCGAGATCGCCGACGGCCGGCACGACGATCAGTTCCCCATCGACGTCTTCCAGACCGGTTCGGGCACCAGCTCCAACATGAACACCAACGAGGTGATCGCCAGCATCGCGGCCGCCAACGGTGTGACGGTGCATCCCAACGACGACGTCAACATGTCGCAGTCGTCCAACGACACCTTCCCCACCGCAACCCACATCGCGGCCACCGAGGCCGCCGTGCGTCACCTGATCCCGGCGCTCGAGGTGCTGCACGACGCCCTGGCCGGCAAGGCCCGCGAGTGGCACACCGTGGTCAAGTCCGGCCGCACCCACCTCATGGACGCCGTCCCGGTGACGCTCGGCCAGGAGTTCAGCGGCTACGCCCGCCAGATCGAGGCGGGCATCGAGCGGGTGCGCGCGGCGCTACCGCGGCTGGGTGAGCTGGCCATCGGCGGCACCGCGGTCGGCACCGGCCTGAACGCCCCCGACGGCTTCGGCGCCAAGGTGGTCGAGACGTTGATCGCCTCCACCGGCCTGAGCGAATTGCGCACGGCGGCAAACTCGTTCGAGGCGCAGGCGGCGCGCGACGGACTGGTCGAGGCTTCCGGCGCGCTGCGCACCATCGCGGTGTCACTGACCAAGATCGCCAACGACGTTCGCTGGATGGGCTCCGGCCCGCTGACCGGCCTGGCCGAAATCCAGCTGCCCGACCTGCAGCCGGGCAGCTCGATCATGCCGGGCAAGGTGAATCCCGTTCTGCCGGAAGCCGTTACCCAGGTCGCCGCGCAGGTGATCGGTAATGACGCCGCGGTGGCCGTCGGCGGCCTGTCCGGCGCGTTCGAGCTCAACGTCTACATCCCAATGATGGCCCGCAACGTCCTGGAGTCCTTCAAGCTGCTGACCAACGTGTCGAGGCTGTTCGCCGAGCGCTGCATCACCGGGCTGGCGGCCAATGTCGAGCACCTGCGCGAGCTGGCCGAGTCGTCGCCGTCCATCGTGACGCCGCTGAACTCGGCGATCGGCTACGAGGAGGCCGCCGCGGTGGCCAAGCAAGCACTCAAGGAGCGCAAGACGATTCGCCAGACCGTGATCGACCGCGGCCTGATCGGCGACAAGCTGTCGGAAGAGGAGCTCGACCGGCGGCTCGACGTGCTGGCAATGGCCAAAGTCAAACCCGAGGACTGA